The proteins below are encoded in one region of Sminthopsis crassicaudata isolate SCR6 chromosome 1, ASM4859323v1, whole genome shotgun sequence:
- the LOC141555047 gene encoding proprotein convertase subtilisin/kexin type 5-like, whose protein sequence is MCPTNMMLYIEDGRCIHCCSSSNSTDVQDYCDCQETTEECSFRAGVIKSKTENTKRTGLLITSSIMLILLFGVTICVWRRSKAKSQKTHKAGYEKLSEQNKTFSSYKSSYRESTNFQEDQVIEYRDRDYDENEDDDIVYMGQDGTVYRKFKYGLLDDDDEDELDGI, encoded by the exons ATGTGCCCAACTAACATGATGCTCTATATAGAGGATGGTCGCTGTATCCACTGCTGCAGCAGCTCAAATTCCACAGATGTTCAGGATTACTGTGACTGCCAAGAGACTACAG AGGAATGCAGCTTTCGAGCTGGTGTGATTAAATCCAAGACCGAGAATACAAAGCGGACAGGTCTGCTCATTACTTCCTCTATCATGCTGATCCTCCTTTTTGGGGTCACAATCTGTGTCTGGAGAAGGTCCAAGGCCAAATCCCAAAAGACTCACAAGGCTGGATATGAGAAACTGTCAGAGCAAAACAAGACCTTCTCTTCCTATAAAAGCAGCTATCGAGAGAGCACCAACTTCCAGGAGGACCAAGTTATTGAATACAGAGATCGGGACTatgatgaaaatgaagatgatgacATTGTCTATATGGGTCAAGATGGCACAGTCTATAGGAAATTTAAGTATGGTCTgctggatgatgatgatgaagatgagtTGGATGGAATATGA
- the LOC141550592 gene encoding uncharacterized protein LOC141550592, which translates to MCLRDCPPGFYEDFSKCSPCSESCLECNGPDDVDCKVCHDSLVLHNGQCLDACPDGTYYEKASKSCKDCPENCKTCSSWGCTSCKEGMKKTWLSSCVTTKECTASEYKDEKTQDCKPYHMKCFHCSGPDEDECLSCPNNSLLLNTTCVEKCPDGYYSDTENQHCSPCHNSCETCEGKHSTQCQSCHPGWFRLENKCMLQCEEG; encoded by the exons ATGTGCCTTCGAGACTGTCCCCCTGGATTTTATGAAGATTTTTCCAAGTGTTCCCCTTGCAGTGAGAGCTGTTTAGAGTGCAATGGCCCAGATGATGTTGACTGTAAAGTCTGCCATGATTCCTTGGTATTGCATAATGGACAGTGTCTGGATGCATGCCCGGATGGGACTTACTATGAAAAGGCTTCTAAAAGCTGTAAAG ATTGCCCTGAGAACTGTAAGACTTGCTCCTCTTGGGGGTGCACTTCCTGTAAAGAAGGCATGAAGAAAACATGGCTGAGCTCCTGTGTGACCACCAAAGAGTGCACTGCTTCTGAGTATAAGGATGAGAAAACCCAGGACTGTAAACCTTATCACATGAAATGCTTTCACTGTTCGGGACCTGATGAAGATGAGTGCCTCAGTTGCCCCAATAACAGCCTTCTTCTCA ataCAACTTGTGTTGAAAAATGCCCTGATGGCTACTATAGTGATACAGAGAATCAACACTGTTCTCCCTGCCATAATTCTTGTGAGACATGTGAAGGGAAGCATAGCACCCAGTGTCAATCCTGTCACCCTGGTTGGTTCAGGCTGGAAAACAAATGTATGCTACAATGTGAGGAAGGGTAA